CCGCGAAGGACGAGTCGGAAGAAGCAACCTCGGTCAGGCCCGGAGATGATCCGGAAGTCGCCGACATCATCAAGCAACTCGAGACCCGGCGATCCGAAGCTCTGCCGCAGATCAGCATTACTAATCCGAAAGATGAAAAGACCGACGATTCGAAAGCCGCGACCGAGCCGGAAGCAGAACATGCGGGCGCCGCGAGGTCCCTTGTCCCCGAAGGAACGATTTTCACGGATCGCCGGGGCAGGCTGGTGCGGATGGGAGATCGGCTCGGCATTGCGTTCGACGGCGACGCCAACACGCCGGCCGAGCCCGCGATGTACATCATCCGCTCGAAGGCCTTGGAACGTCTGGAAGGCGCGATCGCGAATCGCACCGGAACGTTGGATATCGTGATGACAGGCCGGGTGTATGCCTATCGAAACCAGAATTACATCCTTCCGCTGCACGCGCAGCTCGAACCCGTAGGTCAAATACGGCCGTTGCAATAGAGCAGCGGGCGAACTGCACGGAAAGCGAATACTCTGGCTTCAATGGTGGAATTGCTTGCCGAAGTTGCGAACCCCGACCCACCGGTGGGTCAGATCGGGCGCGGATTTCTGCTTCTCGCGCTGCTGAGTCTCGGCTTGGTCGTCGTCATGTCGGCGCTGGTGCTGGGAATGCTGGCTCGCCGACGTGCCCGGCTGCGCGTGCTTTCGCAATCGGGCACCCATTCGCGAGCGCAGGACCCGTGGAAAGCAAGCGCGGAAAGAGCCGACGTTCCCACGGCGGAAGAGCTGTATCGGGCGAGCGGCTTCGATCAGGACGACACGCGGATTGAGGATTCACCCGATTTTGGCGACGACGGGCCGGGTGACTCGGGCAACGATCACAAGCGACGCAAGCCCCGAAAACCCGATCAATTCTGATCGCACCGACGCCGCGTGCTCCCCGGTCGCCGAACAATTGACCGGGAATGCCGGCACAAACGCTCACAGCACTCATCACCGGCGGTACTCGACGCGTCGGGCTTGCCATTGCGAGGGCGCTCGTGGGGTGCGCCGCCGCCGACCGGTCCTCGAACGAAAAACCGAATACGACACTTATCCTGACTTCACGCGATCCTGATTCGACCGAAGCGCAGAACGCGCGGGGTGTTCTCAAAGCGCTCGGCGCCCGCGTCGAGTTGGAGCGTTTCGATCCCGGCGACAGCGAATCCGTCGCATCGCTCGCCCAACGCTTGAAGGAAAAGCATGCTTCTCTCGATGCGCTCGTGCTCAACGCAAGCAGCTACGCCCCGACTCCGTTGCGACAACTGACCTCGGATAATCTTTCGGATTTCATGACCATCAACGCCTTTTCGCCGGTGTTGCTCGTCGAAGAGTTGTTGACGCTGCTGGAAAAATCGACTCTGCCCGGCGGAGCCGGCATTGTCGCGATGGTGGACATGCACGTGCTCGGCCGGCCTCGGAAAGACTTGCTCGCCTACTCGATGAGCAAGGCCGCACTTTTGGAGGCGGTCCGCTCGCTCGCGCGCGAACTCGCGCCCAAGATCCGGATCAACGCCGTCGCGCCGGGCGTGGTCGCATGGCCGGAAGCGGGAAAAGAATCGGGCGAAGCGTTTCGGCGGGAGTACCTGAGCCGGGTTCCGCTGCAGCGCGCCGGGACACCCGAAGATGCCGCGGAAACCGTGCGGTGGCTCGCGCTCGATGCCCGATACGTCACAGGCGAAGTCGTCCGCGTCGATGGCGGACGCTGGCTCGCGTGAAATCGATCGCGATGATTCCCTGCCCCGCTACCCTCACCCGCACGTGTACCAACTGCTCCTGACAAAACGGTACCTTTCGAGCAAGATCATGCCGCTGCTCGCGGCACTTGCCGTCGCGCTCTGCACGGCGATGGTCATCGTCGTCTGGTCGGTGATGGGCGGTTTTCTTGTCATGCTCATTAATTCCGGGCGCACGCTTTCCGGAGATGTTTCGATCTCCTGGCCGATCACCGGCTTTGCGTACTACGAGGATCTGATCAAGCGGCTCGAAGCCGATCCGGAGGTTGCCGCGGCAGCGCCGGTGATCGAGACGTACGGGCTCATTGGCCTGCCCGACGGGCGCACCGAAACGGTGTCGATTAAGGGCATCGATGGCCCGTCTTTCTCGCGGGTGACCGATTTTGAAAAGACGCTGTACTGGCGCCCGATCGACAAACCCAACGAAAAAGATACGACACGCCAGGATCTTCGCCTCGGCAAGCACGACCTCTGGAAGCAACTCCTCGAGGGCGGCAAGCGACTGGTGCGCACCGAGATCTCCAAGACGGATCGACGGACCGTGGAGCGCCCCGCCGTCGTCCCGGGCATTTCGGTCAGCGGATTCAACTTCCGCGAGCCATGGGGTTTCTATCCAGGCCTTCCGATGATCCGCACGACCGAGGGCGAAAAGAAGCCGGTGGACATGTTCATGCTGCCCGTCGATGGAACGGTCACGCTCAACGTGCTCCCGATGGACAGCAAAGGCCGGGCGATCGAGATGGTGGCGCGCACGTTCCCGGTGGCGAACGAGTTCCACTCGGGCCTCTACGAGATCGATCACCGAACTGTTTTTGTGCAGTTGAACGCGCTGCAGGAAATGCTGAAGATGGACCGTGCCGCGAAAATCGACACTTCCGGCGGCAGCATCAAACTCTCGCAGAATCCGGACGACGAACGGTTTCTCCCTCGGAAAGTGATCAGCGAAGATCCGGCGCGCGTGACGAGCGTCCTCGTGCGGAGCAAGCGCGACTCGTTCGACATGGCCGACGCGGATCGGCTCGCCAAGCGCGTCGCAACGATCTACGAGCAATTTGCCGCGGCACACGAGGGCAAGGTTCCCGATCCGACATCGATCCGGATTCTGACTTGGGTCGATCAGAACCGCACGATGATCACGGCGGTCAAGAAGGAAACCGGGCTCGTGCTGTTTATCTTCTGCTTTGTCTCGCTCACCGCGGTGTTTCTGGTGCTCGCCATCTTCTGGGCGATGGTGAGCGAGAAAACACGCGACATCGGCGTGCTCCGTGCGGTCGGTGCTTCTCGCTCGGGAGTCGCGGGATTGTGGTTGCTCTACGGGCTGGCGATAGGAATTGCCGGATCGGCCGCTGGTTTCGCGCTCGCCTACGTCGTCGTCACCAACATCAACGCGATCCACGAGTGGATCGGACAGCATCTCGACCTCTACATCTGGGATCCGCGCGTGTACTACTTCACCCGCATTCCGAGCGATCTTGACCCCTTCCACGTTCTGGTGGTTCTTTGCGGCGGCCTGCTCGCAAGCTGCCTCGGCGCGCTCTGGCCCGCGGCACGCGCCGCCCGCATGAACCCCGTCCAGGCATTGCGATTCGAGTAAACACACACGAGCACACGATTGACCGCCGTCGCCGCTTCCAAATCTTCGCTCCGGCCAAACGCCAAAGGCGACGTCATTCTCCGCGCCGAGAATCTGCGGAAGACTTATCAGCTGGGCCGGACCAAGGTCCCGGTTTTGCGCGGCGTTGATCTGAGTATCCGCGAAGGGGAATCCATCGCCGTGCTCGGTGCCTCCGGCTCGGGGAAGAGCACGCTGCTCCATTTGCTCGGCGGGCTCGACAATGTCGACGCGCCGTCCCCCGATGTTCCAGCGCCCGCGATCATGTTCCGTGGACAGGACCTCACCAAAGTCTCCACGCGCGTGCTCGATGGCTACCGGCGCCGGCGCGTTGGCTTCGTTTTCCAGTTCTACCACCTGCTCCCTGAATTGACGGTGCTACAGAACGTCACGATCGCAGCGATGACCGCCATGGGCACTCTCGAATACTGGCGGAATCGCGCCACCATCCGGACGCACGCGCGGGAGTTGCTCGAACGCATCGGGCTTTCGCACCGGATCGCTCACCGGCCGGCGGAACTTTCCGGCGGCGAGCGTCAGCGAGTCGCGATTGCGCGTGCTCTTATCAACAAGCCCGACTTGCTCCTCGCCGATGAACCGACCGGCAACCTCGATCGGGTGACCGGAGCATCCATCCTCGATCTGTTCACAAGCTTGCACAAAGACGGACAATCGATGGTGATCGTCACGCACGACGAAACAACCGCGGCACGTTCCGACCGCATCGTGAGGCTGGTGGACGGCAAGGTCCAGAACGGTCAGTGATATCGCAACGCCGATCGAGATACCCCCAATCGAACGCAGGCCCCGTTCAGAAACCGTAAAGACGACGGCGATACAAACACGCTAGCGGGTACTATATTTTGACTTCGCACCGGTCGGTCGGGAGAGTCAATCATCGCATGCCACGATCATCCGCGAGCACCATCGATTCTGCGCATTCCGCTCAGGTGACAAGCCTTGGCGGTCTTCGCCTCGACGGAGCATGCCAACAGCTCTCGGCAACGGGAATCTCGATCGAGGGCGCGCACGGCCCAGTTCCCGCCACGCTTGTCGATGTCGGCCCGCGGTCGAAGTCCGTGCCCCCCTTCGTCTTCCTGCACGGGCTTGTGGGCCTGAACGAACACTGGGAAAACGTTGTTCGCCGCTTCAGCACCACCGCTCGCTGCATCATGCTGCAGATCCCTCTGCTCGACCTCAGCGGCGAAGATTGCTCCATCCAAGGCGTCTCGGCTCTCACGGCCCGGTTTCTCGAGAGCTACTTCGGCAACGAAGGGTCGCTTCCGGTCGCCCTCGTTGGGAATTCCTTCGGAGGTCATGTTGCCCTTCGTCTGGCGATCGAACGCCCCGACCTGGTGCAAGCCCTCGTTTTGGCGGGCTCGTCCGGCCTGATCGAAAAATCGATGGTGAGCGATGTGCAGATCCGTCCCAGCCGCGAGTGGCTCCGCCGAAAGATCGGCGAGCTCTTTTACGATCGCAAGCACCTGAACGAGAACGACATCGAGCGCGCGTACAAGGAGCTTTCGAGCCGATCCGGCGCCCGTGCGATGGTCAAACTCAGCCGCTCCGCCAGGCGCAACCACTTGGGCAGCAAGCTGGGGCAGATTCGCGTGCCAACGCTTTTGATCTGGGGCCGCGAAGACATCGTGACACCGCCCGAGGCCGCCGAGGGTTTTCGAGCGTCCATACCGAGCAGCCGCATCGTGTGGTTCGACCGCTGCGGACACGCGCCGATGATTGAATGCCCGGAACAATTCGCCGACGCGATGACCGGTTTTATTTCCGACATCCGTCGCTGACGCCCGCGATACACGTCGAGCAGTTCCGAAGAAGTTCCGCAGTATTTCCCGACATGGCCCCGACGATTCAACTGCTGCCCGACCTGCCTCCCGGCCCCGCGCGGTTCCGCGATCGCCCGAGTTGGACGACGCTCATCGGCGCGGGTCTTCGGACATACCTAACACCACGTGCTCGCAAACTCGCGGACACGCGATTTTGGCGATCGAACACTCATGCGATCCAGCGGAAGACTCTGCGCGATCTCCTCCGAACCGCAGCGCCCACGCGTTTCGGCCGGGAGAACAAGTTTGCCGCGCTCGCAAGCACCGCCGACGCGGAGCTCATCGACGCCTATCGAAAGTCATTTCCGGTGCGCGACTGGTACTCGTTCAAAGATCAAATCGCGCGCATGCGCGAAGGGGGCGAGCCAGATGTTCTCTGGCCCGGACTCGTGCGCGATTTCGCGCAGACCAGCGGCACGACCGCCGGTGATAAATTCATCCCGGTTTCAGCGGAGATGATGCGCTCCAACTTTCGTGCATCGCTCGATATCTTCGCGCATCTTGCAAATCAGAACGTCAAGCTCGCGAGCCTCCTCACCGGGAAATGTCTTTTCCTGGGCGGCTCGACCAACCTCGACACGAATTCGCACGGCATACGAACCGGCGACCTTTCGGGCCTTGTCACGCCGCTCATTCGCTGGCCGATCTCCAGTATCTATCTTCCGGGTCCCGAAGTCGCGCTCATGAGCCACTGGCCGAGCAAGATCGAGGCGATGGCGCTCCGCTGCATCAACGAAGACGTTCGCATGATCTCCGGCATGCCGAGCTGGGCGATGGTGCTCGCCGAACGCCTGATCGAACTCGCTCGCGCCCGCGGTATCACCAGCCGCGTGCCCGGCGAAGACGGCGTGCCGATCACGACACTGCGACAGGTCTGGCCGAACCTCACGCTCTTTGTCCACGGCGGGGTGCGCTACCAGCCGTTCGATCCGCGTGTGCGCCAGGTCTACTCCGGTTCGCCCACCGGCGCCGACATCGCCCACCGCTTCGAGCTCTATCCGGCCTCCGAGGCGTTCATCGCGATGCAGGATGCACCGAATCCGATCGGCGCACCCCCGGGCTCTTCGCATCCTTCGCTCCGCCTCAACGCCGACCTCGGCAATTACTTCGAGTTCGTGCCGATCGAAAGAATCAACGACCCGGATCCCGAAGCCTTCAGCGCCGATCAGGTTGAAAAAGGACAGCGCTACTGCGTCATTCTCACGACATGCGCCGGACTCTGGCGCTACAACATCGGCGACGTCGTTGAGTTCGACGGTATCTGCGACGGACCAGATCGCCGCGGCGACGGACCCAGCCGGCTTCGGATCGTCGGTCGACATCGCCACTTCGTCAACGCTTTCGGCGAGAACCTCATTGTCGAGCACATCGAAACCGCCGTCGCGGAAGCAGCCCGTGCCGCGGATTTCCTGGTCGGCGAATTCACCGCAGCTCCGGTCTATCCGAGCGGCCCGCGACGCGCGGGTCTCGAACTCGCGATCGAGATCGAGTCCAAGCCCGAAGCGTCCGGCGGTTCGCTCGAACGGTTCCGCGACGCGTTCGACGCGAGCCTCAAAAAGCAGAACGTCGATTACACGACCAAACGCACCGACGGCGTCGGCATGTCCCTCCCGACAATCACGCCACTGCGGCCCGGCGCGTTCCATCGCTGGCTCGAATCCCGCGGCAAGCTCGGCGGGCAGCACAAATGCCCCCGCTGCGCCAACTCCCGCGAGCTTCTCGAACAGATAGTGCAATTCTCGGGCGACCGGTAATCCGGCAGAGCAGAGCCAAGTTCGAGCCCCGCCCGACCGGCATGATCGACTGAATCGATTGTGCGGGAACACGCCCCGGTTTCACACCGCGCTATCAGAGCCCGCTTTCGCTTCTCTCGAATTCTGTGGCATGTTTCACCCTGAGCGATGGATTGCTCGCCAGAGCATCGCATTTCTCAGGGAGAG
The DNA window shown above is from Phycisphaeraceae bacterium and carries:
- a CDS encoding alpha/beta hydrolase, producing MPRSSASTIDSAHSAQVTSLGGLRLDGACQQLSATGISIEGAHGPVPATLVDVGPRSKSVPPFVFLHGLVGLNEHWENVVRRFSTTARCIMLQIPLLDLSGEDCSIQGVSALTARFLESYFGNEGSLPVALVGNSFGGHVALRLAIERPDLVQALVLAGSSGLIEKSMVSDVQIRPSREWLRRKIGELFYDRKHLNENDIERAYKELSSRSGARAMVKLSRSARRNHLGSKLGQIRVPTLLIWGREDIVTPPEAAEGFRASIPSSRIVWFDRCGHAPMIECPEQFADAMTGFISDIRR
- a CDS encoding SDR family oxidoreductase, with product MPAQTLTALITGGTRRVGLAIARALVGCAAADRSSNEKPNTTLILTSRDPDSTEAQNARGVLKALGARVELERFDPGDSESVASLAQRLKEKHASLDALVLNASSYAPTPLRQLTSDNLSDFMTINAFSPVLLVEELLTLLEKSTLPGGAGIVAMVDMHVLGRPRKDLLAYSMSKAALLEAVRSLARELAPKIRINAVAPGVVAWPEAGKESGEAFRREYLSRVPLQRAGTPEDAAETVRWLALDARYVTGEVVRVDGGRWLA
- a CDS encoding ABC transporter permease, giving the protein MPDTSQAKSSASMADAGSREIDRDDSLPRYPHPHVYQLLLTKRYLSSKIMPLLAALAVALCTAMVIVVWSVMGGFLVMLINSGRTLSGDVSISWPITGFAYYEDLIKRLEADPEVAAAAPVIETYGLIGLPDGRTETVSIKGIDGPSFSRVTDFEKTLYWRPIDKPNEKDTTRQDLRLGKHDLWKQLLEGGKRLVRTEISKTDRRTVERPAVVPGISVSGFNFREPWGFYPGLPMIRTTEGEKKPVDMFMLPVDGTVTLNVLPMDSKGRAIEMVARTFPVANEFHSGLYEIDHRTVFVQLNALQEMLKMDRAAKIDTSGGSIKLSQNPDDERFLPRKVISEDPARVTSVLVRSKRDSFDMADADRLAKRVATIYEQFAAAHEGKVPDPTSIRILTWVDQNRTMITAVKKETGLVLFIFCFVSLTAVFLVLAIFWAMVSEKTRDIGVLRAVGASRSGVAGLWLLYGLAIGIAGSAAGFALAYVVVTNINAIHEWIGQHLDLYIWDPRVYYFTRIPSDLDPFHVLVVLCGGLLASCLGALWPAARAARMNPVQALRFE
- a CDS encoding GH3 auxin-responsive promoter family protein — encoded protein: MAPTIQLLPDLPPGPARFRDRPSWTTLIGAGLRTYLTPRARKLADTRFWRSNTHAIQRKTLRDLLRTAAPTRFGRENKFAALASTADAELIDAYRKSFPVRDWYSFKDQIARMREGGEPDVLWPGLVRDFAQTSGTTAGDKFIPVSAEMMRSNFRASLDIFAHLANQNVKLASLLTGKCLFLGGSTNLDTNSHGIRTGDLSGLVTPLIRWPISSIYLPGPEVALMSHWPSKIEAMALRCINEDVRMISGMPSWAMVLAERLIELARARGITSRVPGEDGVPITTLRQVWPNLTLFVHGGVRYQPFDPRVRQVYSGSPTGADIAHRFELYPASEAFIAMQDAPNPIGAPPGSSHPSLRLNADLGNYFEFVPIERINDPDPEAFSADQVEKGQRYCVILTTCAGLWRYNIGDVVEFDGICDGPDRRGDGPSRLRIVGRHRHFVNAFGENLIVEHIETAVAEAARAADFLVGEFTAAPVYPSGPRRAGLELAIEIESKPEASGGSLERFRDAFDASLKKQNVDYTTKRTDGVGMSLPTITPLRPGAFHRWLESRGKLGGQHKCPRCANSRELLEQIVQFSGDR
- a CDS encoding ABC transporter ATP-binding protein, whose product is MTAVAASKSSLRPNAKGDVILRAENLRKTYQLGRTKVPVLRGVDLSIREGESIAVLGASGSGKSTLLHLLGGLDNVDAPSPDVPAPAIMFRGQDLTKVSTRVLDGYRRRRVGFVFQFYHLLPELTVLQNVTIAAMTAMGTLEYWRNRATIRTHARELLERIGLSHRIAHRPAELSGGERQRVAIARALINKPDLLLADEPTGNLDRVTGASILDLFTSLHKDGQSMVIVTHDETTAARSDRIVRLVDGKVQNGQ